One part of the Paenibacillus silvisoli genome encodes these proteins:
- a CDS encoding class I SAM-dependent methyltransferase gives MSKGYPQVGVSVTCRSFEEYVLMFDLEQKDLAACGSMLDIAAGASSFTAEAHGRGLDAYAVDPRYELAPKQLIGDAGEEIAVSTAKLAQLSDRFDFSYYGDLDRHRAGREASLAKFASHYGAAEVRENRYRSGTLPNLPFEDNRFGLVLCSHFLFLYEEQFDYDFHLAAVLDMMRVCKPGGSVRIYPLISLKWEPYAHLEQLLEAVRAEGAEAGCFRSKLPFIPGSELGLFVNV, from the coding sequence ATGAGTAAAGGGTATCCGCAAGTTGGAGTGAGCGTTACCTGCAGAAGCTTCGAAGAGTATGTGTTGATGTTTGATTTAGAGCAGAAGGATTTGGCTGCCTGCGGCAGCATGCTGGACATTGCCGCCGGCGCGTCATCGTTCACCGCCGAGGCCCATGGGCGCGGATTGGATGCGTATGCCGTCGACCCTCGATATGAGCTGGCGCCTAAGCAGCTGATCGGAGACGCCGGCGAGGAGATTGCCGTATCGACAGCTAAGCTGGCACAGCTGAGCGACCGGTTTGATTTTAGCTACTATGGAGATTTGGACCGTCACCGTGCGGGCAGGGAGGCATCGCTTGCCAAATTCGCATCGCATTACGGTGCGGCCGAAGTGCGGGAGAATCGTTACCGGTCAGGAACGCTTCCTAATCTGCCTTTCGAAGACAATCGGTTCGGTCTCGTGCTGTGCAGTCATTTCCTATTCCTATATGAAGAGCAGTTCGATTACGATTTTCACTTGGCGGCGGTGCTCGACATGATGCGCGTCTGCAAGCCGGGCGGCAGCGTGCGCATCTATCCGCTGATATCGCTGAAATGGGAGCCATACGCCCATTTGGAGCAGCTGCTCGAAGCGGTACGGGCAGAAGGGGCGGAGGCAGGCTGTTTCCGGTCCAAGCTGCCATTTATTCCTGGATCAGAGCTTGGTCTTTTTGTCAATGTTTAA
- a CDS encoding MFS transporter: MGSLRQAIQASSAEDAAQAAAKPSSVAREVFMLRLFMYVIYTTQAIVVSYFPLYFLDRGYSAGQIGIIYSTGPFISIFANIIFGTASDKYRTIKKIMTLLMFGQLVMVSLLFTTDAFVIVCVIMLAFYFFQMPVNPLSDSLILLSSQFTSKPYALIRVFGSLGFAFSAFLVGQLLKWTGSAATIPLAICSIGLALLLSFTLKDYQGPKRKVDFVGFLKIIRQPSILTYFAIVLVVSIAHRMYEGFLVVTMRELGADDSLVGIAWMISAISEIPVLYLLGKYGHKFKELPLLAIASLMYALRFWLIGEISSPGWIIPIQAMHSITFGIYMVTALRYLSRIIPDEFRSSGQAVYAIVWSGIAGAISGTAGGAVYEHFGKTAFFHLATALALIASAAFWFKYYRNQDG; the protein is encoded by the coding sequence ATGGGCTCATTACGACAAGCGATACAAGCTTCTTCCGCCGAAGATGCCGCACAAGCCGCAGCCAAGCCGTCCTCGGTTGCGCGCGAAGTGTTCATGCTTCGGCTTTTTATGTACGTCATTTATACGACGCAGGCGATCGTCGTCTCTTATTTCCCGCTTTATTTTCTGGACCGCGGGTATTCGGCCGGCCAGATCGGCATCATTTACTCGACCGGGCCGTTCATCTCGATCTTCGCTAACATTATCTTCGGTACGGCCAGCGACAAATACCGGACGATCAAGAAGATCATGACCTTGCTTATGTTCGGGCAGCTCGTCATGGTATCGCTGCTGTTCACGACGGATGCGTTCGTCATCGTCTGCGTCATCATGCTGGCTTTCTACTTCTTCCAGATGCCGGTCAATCCGCTTAGCGACAGCCTGATCCTCCTGTCCAGCCAATTCACGTCGAAACCATACGCGCTGATACGCGTATTCGGATCGCTCGGCTTCGCATTCTCGGCGTTCCTGGTCGGTCAGCTGCTGAAATGGACGGGGTCTGCGGCAACGATCCCGCTGGCGATTTGTTCGATCGGATTGGCGCTGCTATTGTCGTTCACGCTTAAGGATTATCAAGGGCCTAAACGAAAAGTCGACTTCGTCGGCTTCCTGAAAATCATTCGGCAGCCGAGCATTCTCACGTATTTCGCCATCGTTCTGGTCGTCTCGATCGCGCACCGGATGTATGAAGGCTTCCTCGTCGTGACGATGCGCGAGCTTGGCGCCGACGATTCGCTCGTCGGCATTGCGTGGATGATTTCGGCCATCAGCGAAATTCCGGTTCTCTATCTGCTCGGCAAATACGGGCATAAATTCAAAGAGCTCCCGCTGCTCGCCATCGCAAGCCTCATGTACGCGCTGCGGTTCTGGCTGATCGGCGAAATTTCGTCGCCGGGCTGGATCATTCCGATTCAAGCCATGCACAGCATAACGTTCGGTATCTATATGGTTACGGCGCTGCGCTATTTGTCCCGCATCATTCCCGATGAGTTCCGCTCCTCCGGACAAGCGGTCTATGCGATCGTATGGAGCGGCATTGCCGGCGCGATTAGCGGAACGGCCGGAGGCGCCGTCTACGAGCATTTCGGCAAAACCGCCTTCTTCCATCTCGCTACGGCGCTGGCGCTCATCGCATCCGCCGCATTTTGGTTCAAGTATTACCGGAATCAGGATGGCTAG
- a CDS encoding cold shock domain-containing protein, whose protein sequence is MKGTVKWFNAEKGYGFIQVENGEDVFVHYSAILGEGFKTLDEGQSVEFDITQGNRGPQAANVTKL, encoded by the coding sequence TTGAAAGGAACAGTTAAGTGGTTTAACGCAGAGAAAGGCTATGGCTTCATTCAAGTAGAGAACGGCGAGGATGTATTCGTTCATTATTCCGCCATCCTTGGCGAAGGCTTCAAAACATTGGATGAAGGTCAATCCGTAGAATTCGACATTACGCAGGGCAACCGCGGACCGCAAGCGGCTAACGTTACCAAGCTGTAA
- a CDS encoding multi antimicrobial extrusion protein MatE translates to MRKQPGSVSMGQLWRFFLPLGLSASLVTISHVIINSTLTHAANQKVVIASYAIAMSLLIITERPAVLLRQTCSALVRDKRSFRAMLRVGQLVFASILLLGMIICYTPLGRWIFGGLFGAEDALVPDIVNVYQILMFVSIFSGIRCLYHGVIIYNMRTKWLTIGMVLRLLGMYGLSLYFMHVGVNSGTVGAIIFLSGMMIEALVSYLEGSSLVRRMPEREEGHTVRSGRQVFSFYRPMLLSTLIAVWIGPSINALLGKTSDAALSIASFALAASLVQLTLSFFTYFHQIVLNFYKTDPETVRKFTLLLGFIPTVLVCILAFTPAGEFVVGHVMGVEGKLKAETIRAMQPFVLLALALPWLDVGNGIIMVRGQTRVIVGSQSANLLFTLTTAALCIWFTPGWNGAIGAWSQSIGVAAECLFVAIAIRRIGHGTKFISHQATAETAASDTE, encoded by the coding sequence ATGAGGAAACAGCCTGGCTCGGTGTCCATGGGACAGCTATGGCGTTTTTTTTTGCCGCTCGGCCTTTCGGCTTCTCTCGTAACGATATCGCATGTCATCATTAACAGCACGCTGACGCATGCCGCGAATCAGAAGGTCGTCATCGCCAGCTACGCGATCGCGATGAGTCTATTGATCATCACGGAGAGACCGGCCGTCCTGCTCCGCCAAACCTGCTCGGCGCTCGTTCGCGACAAGCGGTCGTTTCGCGCCATGCTGCGGGTCGGGCAGCTCGTATTCGCCTCGATCCTGCTGCTTGGCATGATCATTTGCTATACGCCGCTCGGCAGGTGGATATTCGGCGGTCTGTTCGGCGCGGAGGACGCGCTCGTGCCGGACATCGTGAACGTCTATCAGATTCTTATGTTCGTCAGTATTTTTTCGGGCATTCGCTGCCTCTATCATGGCGTCATCATCTATAATATGCGCACGAAATGGCTGACGATCGGCATGGTGCTGCGGCTGCTCGGCATGTATGGCCTCTCCCTCTACTTTATGCATGTGGGCGTAAATAGCGGAACGGTCGGCGCGATCATCTTCCTGTCCGGCATGATGATCGAAGCGCTCGTCAGCTACTTGGAAGGCTCGTCGCTCGTCAGACGCATGCCGGAGCGCGAAGAAGGACATACGGTCCGCAGCGGCAGACAAGTCTTCTCGTTTTATCGGCCGATGCTGCTGTCAACGTTAATCGCCGTATGGATCGGGCCGTCCATCAATGCGCTGCTGGGCAAAACAAGCGATGCCGCGCTGTCGATCGCTTCCTTCGCGCTGGCCGCCAGTCTGGTGCAGCTGACGCTCAGCTTCTTCACCTATTTTCATCAAATCGTCCTGAATTTCTATAAAACCGACCCCGAGACCGTGCGAAAATTCACGCTGCTGCTCGGCTTCATTCCGACCGTGCTCGTCTGCATACTGGCATTCACGCCAGCGGGTGAATTCGTTGTCGGCCACGTGATGGGCGTCGAAGGCAAGCTCAAAGCGGAAACGATTCGGGCCATGCAGCCGTTCGTTCTGCTGGCGCTCGCGCTTCCATGGCTAGACGTCGGCAACGGCATCATTATGGTGCGCGGTCAAACCCGCGTCATCGTCGGTTCGCAATCGGCCAACCTGCTGTTCACGCTGACGACCGCGGCGCTCTGCATTTGGTTCACGCCAGGCTGGAACGGCGCGATCGGAGCGTGGTCGCAATCCATCGGCGTGGCGGCGGAGTGTTTGTTCGTTGCGATTGCCATTCGAAGAATCGGGCACGGGACTAAATTCATATCACATCAAGCAACTGCGGAAACAGCAGCTTCAGATACGGAGTGA